A stretch of the Methanosarcinales archaeon genome encodes the following:
- the nifK gene encoding nitrogenase molybdenum-iron protein subunit beta, translating to MLDYTPKEEVERKAACINPAKICMPIGATFAAMGVHNCMPHSHGSQGCLSYLRMCLTRHYREPTLATSSSFYEGTAVFGGASNLKESLVNIATIYNPDVIAVHTTCVAETIGDDAKAIVEDAEAEELIDPAIKVCAASTPSYVGSHLTGYDRMVDAFVTKFAQKIKPNGKLNIIPGFVEPADIREIKRILSIMGISNIVFPDTTDVFDAPITGEVSDFPKGGTPIGEIEDSANSFGTIAMCRMAGGAAAKSLKTKFKVPAFIGPTPIGIRNTDRFIMNAADLADVSIPRELEHERGRVVDMMTDAHPHFHGKRIAMFGDPDIIQGLTSITLEMGMEPAFILSGTQSKQFVDETYELIGSDSPGAQVLDNADLFTLHQKIKNDPVDMLIGNTYGKHIAIAEDIPLIRIGFPIMDRANLHYFPIMGYSGAARLIEWIGNTLLERKDRDADPSVLEVIQ from the coding sequence ATGTTAGATTATACTCCAAAGGAAGAAGTAGAACGAAAAGCTGCCTGTATAAACCCGGCAAAGATATGCATGCCTATAGGTGCAACATTCGCTGCCATGGGTGTGCACAACTGCATGCCTCACAGCCACGGGTCACAGGGGTGTTTGTCATATCTGAGGATGTGCCTGACCAGGCATTACCGTGAACCAACCTTAGCTACCAGCAGCAGCTTCTATGAAGGTACAGCTGTGTTTGGCGGTGCTTCAAACCTGAAAGAATCTCTGGTCAATATTGCTACTATCTATAACCCGGATGTCATAGCTGTTCACACCACTTGCGTGGCTGAGACTATTGGCGATGATGCAAAGGCCATAGTAGAAGATGCTGAAGCGGAAGAACTCATCGATCCGGCCATTAAGGTATGTGCAGCATCCACGCCCAGTTATGTAGGCTCCCACCTGACAGGATATGACAGGATGGTGGACGCTTTTGTAACAAAATTTGCCCAAAAGATCAAGCCCAATGGAAAGCTCAATATCATCCCGGGTTTTGTGGAACCTGCAGATATCAGGGAGATCAAGCGGATACTGTCTATTATGGGCATATCCAACATTGTATTCCCTGACACAACTGACGTGTTCGATGCACCCATAACTGGTGAGGTATCAGATTTTCCTAAAGGAGGAACACCTATTGGCGAGATCGAGGATTCTGCAAATTCATTTGGTACTATTGCCATGTGTAGAATGGCAGGCGGTGCTGCTGCGAAGTCTCTTAAGACGAAGTTTAAGGTGCCGGCATTTATCGGTCCCACACCAATTGGTATCAGGAACACTGACCGCTTCATCATGAACGCGGCAGACCTGGCAGATGTGTCCATCCCCAGGGAACTGGAACATGAACGGGGCCGTGTTGTGGATATGATGACCGATGCACACCCCCACTTCCATGGAAAGAGGATAGCAATGTTCGGTGATCCGGACATTATCCAGGGACTGACCAGTATTACCCTTGAAATGGGAATGGAACCTGCATTTATATTGTCAGGAACCCAGAGCAAGCAATTTGTAGACGAGACCTATGAATTGATCGGGTCTGATAGTCCTGGTGCGCAGGTGCTGGATAATGCTGACCTGTTCACCCTGCACCAGAAGATCAAGAACGATCCTGTTGACATGCTGATCGGGAATACATATGGAAAGCATATTGCCATAGCAGAGGATATTCCGTTGATCAGGATAGGGTTCCCCATCATGGACCGGGCCAACCTGCACTATTTCCCTATTATGGGATATTCAGGGGCAGCCAGATTGATTGAGTGGATAGGAAATACCTTACTTGAGCGTAAGGACAGGGATGCTGACCCATCAGTGCTAGAGGTAATCCAGTAA